The Methanothrix sp. genome contains a region encoding:
- a CDS encoding glutamate-cysteine ligase family protein, which yields MIGTEHEYSINDRSFNPLPISDLLIKRLNGRVEHEIDFGDVRLSKELQKHVLELVPPPGESIAALEGLLYDGVRRLYSCFGEHRFLGLGMHPLLTLDQTSFWEHDEAEYYHLYDRLFNIKQHGWLNIQALQINISYSGGDMLVEMFNRLRALLPYLIAVSAASPFVEGRCTGYMDNRLLFYMENQREIPEICNGVIPERIRSVRDYVMINRGIYRKLQQQGADLLCREWVNSRGIIVRFKRRCIEVKAIDEQECIRSDMSIAAFINALLRSDISLEEDEESLREMMYLAIRTGTSEMIPELQRLYREAERCASPEERAYLPLIGERIDNGSLAEVLVGMYRHSGSMSALLECAERALRTNRPMLTRW from the coding sequence ATGATAGGCACAGAGCATGAGTACTCCATAAACGACCGGAGCTTCAATCCCCTCCCGATCTCGGATCTTCTGATCAAAAGGTTGAACGGCAGGGTGGAGCACGAGATAGATTTCGGAGATGTGCGCCTCTCCAAGGAGCTTCAGAAGCATGTCCTGGAGCTGGTCCCGCCGCCGGGTGAGAGCATAGCCGCGCTTGAGGGTCTGCTTTACGACGGCGTCAGGAGGCTTTACAGCTGCTTCGGGGAGCACAGGTTCCTCGGGCTGGGAATGCATCCCCTTCTGACGCTCGACCAGACCAGCTTCTGGGAGCACGACGAGGCCGAGTACTACCACCTCTACGACAGGCTTTTTAATATAAAACAGCACGGCTGGCTCAACATCCAGGCTCTCCAGATAAACATCTCATACAGCGGAGGCGATATGCTCGTGGAGATGTTCAACAGGCTGAGAGCCCTGCTGCCCTATCTGATAGCAGTATCCGCAGCGTCACCGTTCGTTGAGGGCAGGTGCACAGGATACATGGACAACAGGCTTCTGTTCTACATGGAGAACCAGCGCGAGATCCCGGAGATATGCAATGGTGTCATACCTGAGAGAATCAGGAGCGTCAGGGATTACGTGATGATAAACAGAGGGATCTACAGGAAGCTCCAGCAGCAGGGCGCGGATCTTCTCTGCAGGGAGTGGGTGAACTCCAGGGGTATAATAGTCCGGTTCAAGAGAAGGTGCATTGAGGTCAAAGCAATCGATGAGCAGGAGTGCATAAGATCTGATATGAGCATAGCGGCCTTCATAAATGCACTGCTGAGAAGCGATATCTCTCTGGAAGAGGATGAGGAGAGTTTGAGGGAGATGATGTACCTCGCCATCAGGACCGGCACATCTGAGATGATCCCTGAGCTCCAGAGGCTTTACAGGGAGGCGGAGAGGTGTGCGTCTCCCGAGGAGAGGGCATATCTCCCGCTGATCGGAGAACGCATCGATAACGGGAGCCTCGCAGAGGTTCTTGTTGGAATGTACAGGCATTCGGGAAGCATGAGCGCTCTCCTAGAGTGTGCGGAGAGGGCGCTGAGGACA
- a CDS encoding YkgJ family cysteine cluster protein gives MRVIEVDPDFFSDICSSCGGICCIDARPPLTEKRAEILMSAGLRPDDIEHAGYRRLRARDDGSCVLLEDGRCRLHHLKPETCSAGPFTFDVANGKLEIYLKRESICPLAGYLLRDREAYERQLKLAVEKILDLVGNLREDELAAVLKIEEPETFKVMEIDLNDRHRA, from the coding sequence ATGAGGGTGATCGAGGTGGATCCTGATTTCTTCAGCGATATCTGCAGCTCATGCGGTGGCATCTGCTGCATCGATGCAAGACCGCCTCTTACGGAGAAACGGGCGGAGATTCTGATGTCAGCGGGTCTCAGGCCTGATGATATCGAACATGCAGGCTACAGGAGGCTCAGGGCGAGGGATGACGGATCATGCGTGCTCCTGGAAGATGGAAGGTGCAGGCTGCATCATCTCAAGCCTGAGACGTGCTCGGCAGGCCCTTTCACCTTTGATGTGGCGAACGGGAAGCTGGAGATCTACCTGAAGAGGGAGAGCATATGTCCCCTTGCAGGTTATCTTCTCAGGGACAGAGAGGCTTACGAGAGGCAGCTGAAGCTGGCTGTTGAGAAGATACTCGACCTGGTCGGGAATCTGAGGGAGGATGAGCTTGCAGCCGTGCTCAAAATAGAGGAGCCGGAGACCTTCAAGGTCATGGAGATCGACCTCAATGATAGGCACAGAGCATGA
- a CDS encoding RimK family alpha-L-glutamate ligase: MSRLGIFVNRQTLSSSEQLTALIKCRDAAESMGHTAEFIFPVDINRIPKLDALFIRANTDPMNATYVASRIASLYGIPVIDDPASIQICSDKINMYLHLMKKKLPIPRTVFPSKREIVPEYARALFERLGTPLVLKEPSTSFSARVEKASNVQEFMRIAKRFLRLSDWIVVQEYVPSSFDWRIGVLNGEFLYACRYVIPAQTFKIQASVNGHLVYCGVESVPPEEVPSEIIDLGIEAGKAIGRGLYGVDIKESNGSLYVIEVNDNPSLDGGEDVCYPDVYRRIISYLINGDQYADTLSYMPSRMDSYMGEARFDPSTQNVLGSEEPLAYRIDFER, encoded by the coding sequence TTGAGCAGGTTGGGAATATTCGTCAACAGGCAGACGCTGAGCAGCTCTGAGCAGCTCACTGCACTCATAAAGTGCAGGGATGCTGCCGAGAGCATGGGTCACACTGCGGAGTTCATATTCCCTGTGGACATAAACAGGATTCCGAAGCTGGATGCGCTGTTCATCAGGGCGAACACAGATCCGATGAATGCGACGTATGTCGCATCGAGGATCGCGAGCCTCTACGGAATTCCTGTGATAGATGATCCGGCCTCGATCCAGATCTGCTCAGACAAGATCAACATGTACCTGCACCTGATGAAGAAGAAACTGCCAATACCGAGGACGGTCTTCCCGAGCAAGAGGGAGATAGTGCCTGAGTACGCCAGGGCGCTCTTCGAGAGGCTAGGCACGCCTCTGGTGCTGAAGGAGCCATCGACATCTTTCTCAGCAAGGGTCGAGAAGGCATCGAACGTCCAGGAGTTCATGCGGATAGCGAAGCGGTTTCTGAGGCTCTCAGACTGGATCGTGGTGCAGGAGTACGTGCCGAGCAGCTTCGACTGGAGGATCGGTGTGCTCAACGGTGAGTTCCTCTACGCATGCAGGTATGTCATCCCAGCTCAGACCTTCAAGATCCAGGCATCCGTGAACGGACATCTTGTATACTGCGGGGTGGAGAGCGTTCCACCAGAGGAAGTCCCATCGGAGATCATAGACCTCGGGATTGAGGCCGGAAAGGCCATAGGCAGGGGCCTCTACGGGGTGGATATCAAGGAGAGCAACGGCAGTCTCTATGTAATAGAGGTCAACGACAACCCATCGCTCGATGGCGGCGAGGATGTCTGCTACCCGGATGTCTACAGAAGGATAATCTCGTACCTCATAAACGGCGATCAGTACGCAGACACTCTCAGCTACATGCCATCCAGAATGGATAGCTACATGGGAGAGGCGAGGTTCGATCCATCGACCCAGAACGTGCTCGGCTCTGAGGAACCGCTGGCATACAGGATCGACTTCGAGAGATGA
- a CDS encoding RimK-like ATPgrasp N-terminal domain-containing protein — translation MYTLNKNGTVYIINENYFYKTEPYYTIVQNEFEGIRTVPSSSAVLDAYIVPICLEKARMAGIPVCEWVVSYAYITLPAIVYGLNYFSTPSEHFVVKDFTSAKKAIKHVTNYGKYPFCYQKISDEAEVAVYTSIFGRTVDCSEEVETLAEKIYAVFNIPLVSLVLVRDLGGYRLSSLAPVMYSQLSEKERELMKSILDKRVSS, via the coding sequence ATGTATACGTTGAATAAAAATGGGACCGTATACATCATCAACGAGAACTACTTCTACAAAACAGAGCCATACTACACGATAGTGCAGAACGAGTTCGAGGGCATCAGGACAGTTCCCAGCAGCAGTGCGGTTCTCGACGCGTACATTGTGCCGATATGTCTCGAGAAGGCCAGGATGGCGGGGATACCTGTATGCGAGTGGGTCGTATCCTACGCATACATAACACTTCCAGCGATAGTCTACGGGCTGAACTACTTCTCCACGCCCTCCGAGCATTTTGTCGTGAAGGACTTCACAAGCGCAAAGAAGGCGATAAAGCACGTGACAAACTACGGCAAGTACCCATTCTGCTATCAGAAGATAAGCGATGAGGCAGAGGTCGCGGTCTACACATCCATCTTCGGAAGAACGGTCGACTGCTCTGAGGAGGTGGAGACGCTGGCGGAGAAGATCTACGCTGTCTTCAACATACCACTGGTGAGTCTGGTGCTAGTAAGAGATCTTGGAGGATACCGGTTGTCATCACTTGCACCCGTGATGTACTCTCAGCTCTCCGAGAAGGAGAGGGAGCTGATGAAGAGCATCCTTGATAAGAGGGTGAGCAGTTGA